ATCGTGTTCTGCTGGGGTCGGACAGCACACGGAGTGGGATGTTCAAAGCGCTTATGCGTTAGCGTAGCGCAACACAACGTGGCGGGAGGGTTCATGCAGAAAGTGGAAGAAATCTTTTGGTTAAGAGCGTACGGCTGTATAGCCGTTTTTTTATTCCATTTGATGGACCAGGTTAACAACTACGTCGACAATCTCGTCACCGATTTCATGCGTATTCCCATGGTATTAGGGACGCCGATTTTCCTGTTTATTTCCGTGTTTGTATTTGCCGTTCGCTACGATAAAGCGGTACCTGAAGGGTTTATACGCCAGCGGGTTAAATACGTCATGCTGCCGTATCTCGTTTATGGGTTTATCTATTCGACGGCGGAGTGGGTAACAAGGTGGGCAGAGGGCGACCCGGTCAGTTTCTGGGCCAATGCCGTCGAGTATTTTATTTATGCGGGCTGGCACGGTTACTTCCTGATCATTGCGATGCAGTTTTATGTCGGCTATTGGCTGTTTACCCGTTTGCGCCTCTGGCGGGTCAATCCGGTGCCGTGGTTCTGGCTATCCTGTCTGATCAGCATGGCTTACTGGGGAACGGCGTATTGGCATGGCGTCGATCCCCCGGGGTATCTGCTCTGGGTGGCACCACTGGGCTGGCTGTATCTGTTTTTCCTGGCCTTGGTGCTCGTGCGTTACTACCCATTGGCGCCTAATGGCGACAAAGCTCAGCGACCGATGTGGATGAAGTACCTGGCTCATCCGGCCTGCCTAGGTTCGTTTGTGCTTGGGCTTTGCGTGGCAACACTCGCCCACCTGCCGGACTTCACCTCTAAAGAGGTCTGGGTCATTCCGTTCTTTGTGTTGTTTACCCTCTGCGCAACGCGTCAGCTCAAGGGCTATACCGCACCGAATTGGGTCCGCCAAATCAATGTCTATTCGTTTGGTATCTATCTGGCACATCCGATGTTTTTCATCGCCACCGATCTGATCATTTCGCCTTTATCGCTGCCCATCGGGGTTTATGCCGTGATTCTTGCGGTGGTGAGCATGACTGGTTGCGTCGTGCTAAGCAAAGTGGTCAATACGTCCCGAATCGGGTCGATGATGTTTGGCAAGCAGCTGAATGTGGCAATGCGCTAGGCGACCCCTGGCGAGGCGGTGGCGGTGGCGTTGGTCAGCGAGTGTATGCGTGTCGGGCAGGCGTGAAGTCGCTGCAGAAAGTCGTGTAGAGCGCTGCGGTCGAGGTCGGGGTCGAAGCCTCCCAGGCGTTCCAGCCAGGTGCGGCGCACGGCAATGTAGGGTGGCGACTGTAGCGTGGTAGCTAAAAAGCGTTGCAACAGGCGCGCGGGAAAGGTGGGCTCGCTGGACCCAAGCACCACGGCATCCACGGCGTAGCTATCCAGCATGGGAAACATCGCCACCCAAAGGGTGACCGGCAGGGCCGAAGCGTGCAGGGCAAACACCAGCCATTCGGCCTGGCTGGCACCAGCCGCATGGTTAAGCCGAGCGCCTAGTGCGGTGTCTGGCAAGGTCGTGCAGTGAGCAGTGTAACGCTGTTCCATCGGCGTTAACCGGGGGTCACGGTGCAAGCTGGTCACCTGCAGTGTGCAAGCGGGATGATCGGCGGCTGCTAGGTAAATGTTGCGCAAATGGCGGGGCAGTTGGGCACCCGTTACGCTGGTGTCGATAATAAAGCAGACCGACTTCATGGGGTGCCCTCCGGCCTATGTACTCAGATTTTTCCAATTGTAACTTATTGTGTGTGAAAGTTAATATAGTATCTATCGCTTGGCGCGCAAGCAAATTATGCGGATGTATTAGGCTTTAAAGTTAAGTGCACCTTTATTGTGCAATAAAGTTTGGCATTGCTGCTTTTTGGTGCGAAATTTGATGGCATTGGGTCTCGAATGGGTAAACACGCTTGATATGCAACATGAAGTGGCGCCAGAATGATTTTTAAAGTGTTTTAAAAACAACTATTTGCTATTTCTTCATACCATCTTGGTGCAAGAGTGGCACGCAAACTGCATTGTTTAAGCCAGCGGCTAGTAGGTCATAGGCAAATCGCCTTGCGGCGTGCTACAACATTAGCCGGTTTCTATCGCTAGACGTTCTGTTGATTGCAACGGACAAACGTTGAGTGAATAAGCAAGGCAGGCGTGCCAAGATGCACGTGACATGTCGAACAACATTTATTGGTAGCTTACTGTCATTAGCTTTAAGCCACGCTCATACCGGAGGACACTATGTCAGCCAAGACTCTCGCGCTAATTGAAGAGCATGATGTTAAGTGGGTAGATCTGCGTTTCACCGACACCCGCGGTAAAGAGCAGCACGTGACCGTGCCTGCACGCGATGTCGATGAAGAATTTTTTGAAAACGGTCAGATGTTTGATGGTTCGTCCATCAACGGCTGGAAGGGCATCAACGAATCCGATATGATTCTGCGTCCCGAAGATGGCACTGCCTATCTCGATCCCTTCACCGAAGACGCCACACTGGTACTGCGCTGCGACATTATCGAGCCGGCCACCATGCAGGGCTATGACCGTGACCCACGCTCCATTGCCAAGCGCGCCGAGGCGTACCTGCAGTCAACCGGTCTTGGCGACACTGCTTTCTTCGGTCCTGAGCCTGAGTTCTTCATTTTTGACGAAGTCCACTGGAAATCCGACATCCAAGGTTCCATGTACAAGATCACCTCTGAAGAAGGTGCATGGTCGACGGACAGCCAGATAGAAGGCGGCAACCTGGGCCACCGCCCGCGTGTTAAAGGCGGTTACTTTCCGGTTCCCCCGGTCGACAGCTTCCACGATATCCGTGGTGCCATGTGTAACACCCTGGAAGCGATCGGCCAGTCGGTAGAGGTTCACCACCACGAAGTTTCCAACGCTGGTCAGAACGAAATCGGCGTGAAGTTCAACACGCTGGTGAAGAAGGCCGACGAAGTTCAGGAAATGAAGTACGTGATCCACAACGTGGCGCATGCCTACGGCAAAACGGCGACCTTCATGCCGAAGCCGCTGGTGGGTGATAACGGCTCGGGCATGCACGTTCACCAGTCGTTCTGGAAGGACGGTGCCAACCAGTTCGCGGGCGATGAGTATGCGGGTCTCTCCGAAATGGCGCTGTACTACATTGGCGGGATCATCAAGCACGCCCGTGCACTGAACGCCTTCACCAACGCCTCGACCAACTCTTACAAGCGTCTGGTACCTGGCTTTGAAGCGCCGGTCATGCTGGCTTACAGCGCGCGTAACCGTTCGGCGTCCATTCGTATTCCGTATACGGCCAGCCCGAAAGGCAAGCGTGTTGAAACCCGCTTCCCTGATCCGACGGCCAACCCGTACCTGGCATTCGCCGCCATGCTGATGGCCGGTATCGACGGTATCAAGAACAAGATCCATCCTGGCGATGCCATGGACAAGAACTTGTACGACCTGCCACCGGAAGAAGGCAAGTCGGTACCCACCGTGGCAAGCAGCCTGGATCAGGCACTGGAAGCGCTGGACACAGACCGTGCCTTCCTAACCGAAGGTGGCGTGTTCACCGACGAAATGATCGATGCCTACATCGAACTCAAGATGGAAGACGTGGAGCGTATCCGCATGACCACGCACCCGGTCGAGTTTGATATGTACTACAGCTGCTAATCTCACCTATGTGGTGCAGATAAGCCTAAACCCCGCCACGGCGGGGTTTTTTAGTTATGGGGGACGCATGGTGCGCAAAGCGTTAATGGGGCAGGCAAAGGGCTGGGGCATAGGCCTTGGCCTGGTGTTGGCCGTATGGGTGGATATCACGGCGGCGTCGTCGACCGTCTATCGGGTGGTCGATGAGCGCGGTAATGTCACCTTTTCCGACTCGCCGAGCGATGGCGGTGAAGCGCTTGAGCTGGCGCCGCTGCCGGGATTGCCCAGCCAGTACGCGGAGGTGCCCGATGAGCCGCCAGCGAGCGCATCACCCGGCCAACCCTTCATGCCTTACGACCGCTTCCAGATTCGCTCGCCAGGCGCTGGCGCTGAGGTAGGCGCCGACACGCCGGTAATGCTAAGCATTGTTCCTCGGTTACGCGATGACCATCGGGTACAGCTAAGGGTTAATGGCGAGATTAGCCAGTCGGCGCTGCACAGCGATGTGTTTTGGCTGGCAAACTTGCCCGCCGGTCGGCATCGGCTTCAGGCTGAGCTATTGGATAGCCAGGGGCGGCGGCAGCACCGCACAACTGCGGTGACGATTGTGGTGGCAGAATAGCGTTAATGCGCCATTATGGTGCATCTAGTCGCTGGAAGAGGTGGTAGCCTGCGCTAAAACGGCTCGCCATGCACCGCTAAACGGCGCAAGTGCCGTGCAAATCAGCGCGCTGCCGCATTTGGCGCGCTTTTTGCAGTTCTCTCTACATCTTTCCAGCGGAAGGCTGACCCAAGATAATGGATGAGGCGACTTTGCAAGACACCACCATGCACCAGCGTTTACTTGAACACCTCACCACGGCGGTGCTGCTGCTGGACGGCCGCCTCAATGTGCGCTGGATGAATCCTGCCGCAGAGGCGCTGTTTGCCGTGAGCCTGAGCCGTGTGCAGGGGATGAGCCTTGACGGGATGCTGGGCGGTGATGAAAGCATCGACGAGGTGCTGGCCAAAGCCCGCGATGCCTTTCATCCCTTTACCCAGCGCGAAGCGCGTATTACGCCGCTGAATAGCGACCAGCTCACCGTCGACTACACGGTGACACCCCTGTCTGAAACGGAACTGTTGCTGGAGGTAGAGCCCCGCGACCGGCTCATGCAGATTTCCCGCGAGGAAGCGCTCACCACCCGCCAGGAAACCATCAAGGTGCTGGCCCGTGGCCTAGCCCACGAAGTCAAAAACCCGCTAGGCGGTATTCGTGGCGCGGCGCAGTTGCTCGAGCGCGACCTGGATAACCCGGCGCTGCGTGAATTTACCCATATCATCGTCGAGGAGGTCGACCGGCTGCGCGACATGGTGGATTCCATGCTGGGGCCCAATTACATCGTCAAGCACGAGCCGGTCAACATTCACAAGGTGCTCGAACGCGTGCGTTCATTGCTGATTGCCGAGCATTCGTGGGTTGATATTCAGCGCGATTACGATCCCAGTCTGCCGGACATGTTCGGCGATGAAGCGCAGATGATCCAGGCGGTGCTGAATGTGGCGCGCAATGCGGTTCAGGCCATGGGCGATGCTGAGACGCCGACGCCGACACTGGTGCTGCGCACCCGTGCGCGCCGCCAGTTTACGCTGGGCGCCGAGCGGCACCGCCTGGTCAGCGAATTGGGCATTATCGACAACGGCCCGGGCATTCCCGGTTCTCTGCAAGAAACCCTGTTTTATCCGATGGTCTCGGGCCGTGCCGAAGGTAGCGGGCTGGGCCTGTCGATTGCCCAATCAATTTTGCACCAACATCAAGGACTGATCGAATGCGACTCACGCCCAGGGCGCACCGAATTTCGTTTATTGATTCCCTTGGTTATTAATTCCACCGGAGAAGCGTCATGACTGAGCCTGCCCGTAATGATGTTGCGCGGGTCGTTATAATTGACGATGACCGTGCGATTCGCTGGGTACTTGAACGCGCGCTGGCGCAACCCGATCTCGATGTTGAATGTATCGAGCGTGCTGATACGGCCCTTGAGCGATTGATCGAAAGCCCGCCGGATGTCCTGGTGACCGATATTCGCATGCCGGGGATCGATGGGCTGGACCTGATGGCCCGGGTACGCGAGGCTCACCCCGATTTGCCGGTCATCGTGATGACCGCGCACTCGGATCTGGACAGCGCCGTGGCGTCTTATCAGGGCGGGGCCTTCGAGTATCTCCCCAAGCCGTTTGACGTTGATGAGGCGCTGGCGCTGGTGCGTCGCGCCATTGCCCATGCTCGCGAACGCCAGCGCCCGGTCACGGTGCCGGAGGGGCTCAATGCAGAAATTATTGGTGAAGCCCCTGCCATGCAGGAGGTGTTTCGGGCGATCGGGCGGCTGTCGCACTCGCATATTACCGTGCTGATCAACGGCGAATCGGGCACCGGTAAAGAACGTGTTGCGGAGGCGCTACACCAGCACAGCCCGCGTCAGGGCAAACCGTTTATTGCGCTGAACATGGCGGCGATTCCCCGGGATTTGATCGAATCCGAGCTGTTTGGCCACGAGAAAGGGGCCTTTACCGGCGCCACCTCGCAGCGTCAGGGGCGCTTTGAGCAGGCCAATGGCGGTACGCTGTTTCTGGATGAAATTGGCGATATGCCGGCTGAAAC
This window of the Halomonas sp. SH5A2 genome carries:
- a CDS encoding acyltransferase family protein, encoding MQKVEEIFWLRAYGCIAVFLFHLMDQVNNYVDNLVTDFMRIPMVLGTPIFLFISVFVFAVRYDKAVPEGFIRQRVKYVMLPYLVYGFIYSTAEWVTRWAEGDPVSFWANAVEYFIYAGWHGYFLIIAMQFYVGYWLFTRLRLWRVNPVPWFWLSCLISMAYWGTAYWHGVDPPGYLLWVAPLGWLYLFFLALVLVRYYPLAPNGDKAQRPMWMKYLAHPACLGSFVLGLCVATLAHLPDFTSKEVWVIPFFVLFTLCATRQLKGYTAPNWVRQINVYSFGIYLAHPMFFIATDLIISPLSLPIGVYAVILAVVSMTGCVVLSKVVNTSRIGSMMFGKQLNVAMR
- the glnA gene encoding glutamate--ammonia ligase, translated to MSAKTLALIEEHDVKWVDLRFTDTRGKEQHVTVPARDVDEEFFENGQMFDGSSINGWKGINESDMILRPEDGTAYLDPFTEDATLVLRCDIIEPATMQGYDRDPRSIAKRAEAYLQSTGLGDTAFFGPEPEFFIFDEVHWKSDIQGSMYKITSEEGAWSTDSQIEGGNLGHRPRVKGGYFPVPPVDSFHDIRGAMCNTLEAIGQSVEVHHHEVSNAGQNEIGVKFNTLVKKADEVQEMKYVIHNVAHAYGKTATFMPKPLVGDNGSGMHVHQSFWKDGANQFAGDEYAGLSEMALYYIGGIIKHARALNAFTNASTNSYKRLVPGFEAPVMLAYSARNRSASIRIPYTASPKGKRVETRFPDPTANPYLAFAAMLMAGIDGIKNKIHPGDAMDKNLYDLPPEEGKSVPTVASSLDQALEALDTDRAFLTEGGVFTDEMIDAYIELKMEDVERIRMTTHPVEFDMYYSC
- a CDS encoding DUF4124 domain-containing protein, with translation MVRKALMGQAKGWGIGLGLVLAVWVDITAASSTVYRVVDERGNVTFSDSPSDGGEALELAPLPGLPSQYAEVPDEPPASASPGQPFMPYDRFQIRSPGAGAEVGADTPVMLSIVPRLRDDHRVQLRVNGEISQSALHSDVFWLANLPAGRHRLQAELLDSQGRRQHRTTAVTIVVAE
- the glnL gene encoding nitrogen regulation protein NR(II), with protein sequence MHQRLLEHLTTAVLLLDGRLNVRWMNPAAEALFAVSLSRVQGMSLDGMLGGDESIDEVLAKARDAFHPFTQREARITPLNSDQLTVDYTVTPLSETELLLEVEPRDRLMQISREEALTTRQETIKVLARGLAHEVKNPLGGIRGAAQLLERDLDNPALREFTHIIVEEVDRLRDMVDSMLGPNYIVKHEPVNIHKVLERVRSLLIAEHSWVDIQRDYDPSLPDMFGDEAQMIQAVLNVARNAVQAMGDAETPTPTLVLRTRARRQFTLGAERHRLVSELGIIDNGPGIPGSLQETLFYPMVSGRAEGSGLGLSIAQSILHQHQGLIECDSRPGRTEFRLLIPLVINSTGEAS
- the ntrC gene encoding nitrogen regulation protein NR(I), which codes for MTEPARNDVARVVIIDDDRAIRWVLERALAQPDLDVECIERADTALERLIESPPDVLVTDIRMPGIDGLDLMARVREAHPDLPVIVMTAHSDLDSAVASYQGGAFEYLPKPFDVDEALALVRRAIAHARERQRPVTVPEGLNAEIIGEAPAMQEVFRAIGRLSHSHITVLINGESGTGKERVAEALHQHSPRQGKPFIALNMAAIPRDLIESELFGHEKGAFTGATSQRQGRFEQANGGTLFLDEIGDMPAETQTRLLRVLADGEFYRVGGHTPTKVDVRIIAATHQNLESLVDDGRFREDLFHRLNVIRIHLPKLAERREDIPRLTSHFLAEAAKELSTDVKVLTPEAEAHLTRLPWPGNVRQLENICRWLTVMASGREVLVEDLPTELRSPSASESSAHGDWRSAFRDWADHALAEGHTHLLEEAVPDFERILIETALKHTGGRKGEAAELLGWGRNTLTRKLKTLLPALADE